In Euphorbia lathyris chromosome 9, ddEupLath1.1, whole genome shotgun sequence, the following are encoded in one genomic region:
- the LOC136206649 gene encoding pentatricopeptide repeat-containing protein At4g20090: MPKCSLHNGRPFARSFLIGLNYLRTLGFIPNNFHSHFYSSVRASPSTTQYDNEQNNDIDFATANEFQSPIPDKIFNSASKMGSYTPGDSTIYSLIENYANLGDFRSLEKILDRVRLENRVLTEKSFIVIFKAYGKAHLPEKAIELFYRMGHEFLCKVTVKSFNSVLNVIIKEGLYNRTLEFYNHVVSLKHMNILPNSLSFNLVIKAMCKIGLVDGAIEVFRDMPVKNCVPDAYTYCTLMDGLCKEDRIDEAVSLLDEMQVEGCFPSSVMFNVLINGLCKKGDLTRVTKLVDNMFLKGCVPNEVTYNTLIHGLCLKGKLDKALSLLDRMVLSKCVPNEVTYGTIINGLVKQGRALDGAQLLVLMEERGYRGNEYVYSVLVSGLFKEGKPEEAMKLFKESVEKGCKLNTILFSTLIDGLCREGKPDEALKICMEMVKKDCTPNAFTYSSLMKGFFVAGNSNKAIEIWRDMAKDCANNEFCYSVLIHGLCKDGRVKEALMVWAQMLGKGCKPDAVAYSSMIHGLCNVGSVKEAFKLYNEMLCLGPDSQPDVITYNILFDALCKQFRISHAVDLLNSMIERDCDPDLVTCDIFLRTLREKVNPPQDGSDFLDELAVRLLKRQRVLGASRIVDLMLRKFLPPKSSTWARVVQELCKPKKIRTAIDKCWSNLYS; this comes from the coding sequence ATGCCAAAATGCTCTCTACACAACGGGAGACCCTTTGCCCGCTCTTTCCTCATTGGCCTCAACTACCTGCGCACCTTGGGTTTCATCCCAAATAACTTCCATTCTCACTTTTATTCTTCAGTTCGTGCAAGTCCATCCACTACCCAGTACGACAATGAACAGAACAACGATATTGATTTTGCAACAGCCAATGAATTTCAGTCTCCAATTCCTGATAAAATTTTCAATTCAGCCTCCAAAATGGGTTCTTATACGCCAGGTGATTCAACTATCTATTCCTTGATTGAAAACTATGCCAATTTGGGTGATTTTAGGTCACTGGAGAAGATATTAGATCGAGTGAGACTTGAAAACAGAGTTTTGACAGAGAAGAGTTTCATAGTTATTTTTAAGGCATATGGGAAAGCTCATTTGCCTGAGAAGGCTATTGAATTGTTTTATAGAATGGGtcatgaatttctgtgtaaagtAACAGTGAAGTCATTTAATTCGGTTCTTAATGTTATTATAAAAGAGGGTTTGTATAATCGTACTTTGGAGTTTTATAATCATGTTGTTAGTTTGAAACATATGAATATTTTGCCTAATTCACTGAGCTTTAATTTGGTTATTAAGGCTATGTGTAAGATAGGACTAGTTGATGGTGCCATTGAGGTGTTTCGGGACATGCCGGTTAAAAACTGTGTTCCTGATGCATATACTTATTGTACATTGATGGATGGGCTTTGCAAAGAGGATAGGATTGATGAGGCTGTTTCTCTATTAGATGAGATGCAAGTTGAGGGGTGTTTTCCGAGTTCGGTTATGTTCAATGTCTTGATTAATGGGTTGTGCAAGAAGGGTGATCTAACACGGGTGACAAAGCTCGTTGATAATATGTTTCTCAAAGGTTGTGTTCCTAATGAAGTAACATATAACACACTTATTCATGGTTTGTGTTTGAAAGGGAAGTTGGATAAGGCTCTTAGTCTTTTGGATCGGATGGTGTTGAGTAAATGTGTGCCTAATGAAGTCACGTATGGGACAATCATTAACGGACTTGTTAAGCAAGGAAGAGCTCTCGATGGAGCTCAACTCTTGGTTTTGATGGAAGAAAGAGGGTATCGGGGAAACGAATACGTGTATTCGGTGCTAGTTAGTGGGTTATTTAAGGAGGGAAAGCCTGAAGAGGCAATGAAATTGTTCAAGGAGTCGGTAGAAAAAGGTTGTAAACTTAATACTATTCTGTTTAGTACGCTTATTGATGGCTTGTGTCGAGAAGGAaagccagatgaagcattgaaAATTTGTATGGAGATGGTTAAGAAAGATTGCACGCCGAATGCTTTCACTTATAGCTCCTTGATGAAGGGATTCTTCGTGGCAGGTAATAGCAATAAGGCCATTGAAATTTGGAGAGACATGGCCAAAGATTGTGCCAATAATGAGTTTTGTTACAGTGTACTCATTCACGGGCTATGCAAGGATGGGCGGGTCAAGGAGGCTTTGATGGTTTGGGCACAAATGTTAGGGAAAGGTTGCAAACCAGATGCTGTAGCGTATAGTTCAATGATTCATGGCCTTTGCAATGTTGGCTCAGTAAAAGAGGCTTTTAAACTTTACAATGAGATGCTGTGTTTGGGGCCTGATTCTCAACCGGATGTGATCACGTATAACATACTTTTCGATGCTTTATGCAAGCAGTTTAGGATATCCCATGCTGTTGATCTTTTAAATAGCATGATAGAGCGGGACTGTGATCCTGACTTGGTAACATGTGACATATTCTTGAGAACATTAAGGGAAAAGGTAAACCCACCTCAAGATGGGAGTGACTTTTTAGATGAGCTTGCTGTTCGCTTATTGAAGAGACAAAGAGTTCTAGGTGCTTCGAGGATTGTCGACTTGATGTTGCGGAAGTTTTTGCCTCCAAAATCCTCTACATGGGCAAGAGTTGTTCAAGAGCTATGTAAACCAAAGAAGATTCGAACAGCCATTGACAAGTGCTGGAGCAACTTATATAGCTGA